The Fusobacterium varium DNA window TTTTTTCTGAAGGAGATGGAATCCCTGGACTGATAATAGATAAATTTGAAAAATATGTATCTGTACAATTTAGAAATTCAGGAGTAGAAGCTTTTAGACAAGAGATTATAAATAGTATTAAAAAAGTTATGAAACCAAAGGGAATCTATGAGAGAAGTGATGTTGAGAACAGAACTCTTGAAGGTGTAGAGCAAAAAACAGGAGTAATTTTTGGAGAAATTCCTGAAAGAGTAATAATGGAAGATAATGGGTTAAAATATAATATAGATATTATAGATGGACAAAAAACAGGGTTCTTCCTAGATCAAAGAGATTCAAGAAAGTTTATCAGAAAATATTTAACTAAAGATACAAGATTTTTAGATGTTTTCTCAAGTAGTGGTGGTTTCTCAATGGCAGCTTTAAAAGAGGGATGTAAAAAGGTAACAGCTATTGATAAAGAGCCTCATGCCTTAGAATTATGTAGAGAGAACTATGCTTTAAATGAGTATACAGGGGATTTTGTAACTATGGAAGGAGATGCTTTTCTACTTCTTAAAACTCTTGTAGGAAGAGGAGAGAAATTTGATGTAATTACATTAGATCCCCCTTCATTGATTAAAAGAAAAGCTGATATTCATAAGGGAAGAGATTTTTTCTTTGATCTATGTGATGATAGTTTTAAGCTTTTATCTGATAATGGAATTTTAGGAATTATAACATGTGCTTATCATATTTCACTTCAAGATTTAATAGAAGTAACAAGAATGGCAGCCTCTAAAAATGGTAAATTACTTCAAGTTATAGGAATAAATTATCAACCTGAAGATCATCCATGGATTCTTCATGTTCCTGAAACTCTATATTTAAAGGCTTTATGGGTAAAAGTTGTAGAAAATTAAAAAGGGTGATGAGATGTATTTAGATATGGCAATAGGAGTAGTTATTCTTTTTTCTTTATTGTATGGATTAAAGAATGGGTTGTTTGTAGAGTTTATAGCAATATTTGGAGTGGTAATAAACTTTATTATAGCTAAAAAATATACTCCAGCAGTTATAGATTTTTTAAATCTTTCTAAAGATAAAGATCGTTATTTTATAGTGTATGTAGTTACTTTCTGGGCTGTATATATAATATTAGGAATAATAGTTAGTTTGATTAGAGGTTCATTAAATAATCAAGGAAAAGGTTTAATAACTAGACTTTTAGGTGGAGTTTTAGGAGCTATAAAAGGGTTGTTTTTAGCTCTGATAATTCTTTTGATTTTTAACTATTCAGCAGATATTTTTAAAGGATTGAAAAAATATTCAGCAGGAAGTTATGTAAATAAACTATTTTTAGAAAAAGCTCCAGAGTTAGAAGAATATATACCAGATGTTTTTCAAGCTAAACTAAAAGAACTAAAAAATGGAGAGTTAGTAGATAAATATATTGATAAACTTTTTTAGGAGAGTGTAAATGAAAATAATAGAAAAGTATATACTAGAAGAGGTAAAAATGCCAATATTATTTGGTATCTCTCTATTTACTTTTATATTTTTAATAGATATTATTGTAGCTATGATGGAAAATATAATAGTAAAGGGAATATCAATTATTGATATAATAAGAATACTGTCTTTTTATTTACCTCCAATATTATCACAAACTATTCCAATGGGAATGTTTTTAGGAGTGATGTTAACGTTTTCAAAATTTACGAGAACAAGTGAAGCAACAGCTATGAGTTCAATAGGAATGGGAATTAAAGAGATTGTAAAACCAATATTTATTTTAGCTTGTGCTACAACTCTTTTTATATTTTTTCTTCAAGAGAGCATAATTCCAAGATCATTTAAAAAGCTACAATATATAACAACAAAGATAGCATATGAAAATCCAGTGTTTCAATTAAAAGAGAAAACATTTATTGATGAGGTAGATGAATATAATCTTTATGTTGATAGAATAGAGGGAAAAGATAGACAGGCTAAAGGTGTTCTTATATTTCAAAAGGATGAAAATGAGAATTTTCCAACAGTGCTAGTAGGAGAGAAGGCATTTTGGAAAGATTCAGCTATGGTTATAACAAAATCTAAGTTTTTTGATTTTGATAAAGATGGAAAAGAGAAACTTCGTGGAGAGTTTGATGATAAGAAAGTACCTCTTACAGCATATTTTGATGGGATTGATATCAAAGTAAAAGATATAGAGGCTATGAGTATAGGAATGCTTTTGAAAGAGATTAAAAATCAAACTCCAGATGAAAAAATAAGATATGAAGTTGAAATAAATAGAAAAATTGCATTACCTTTATCAACTATAATGTTATCTTTATTAGGTGTATTTATGTCTATAGGGCATCATAGAAGTGGAAAGGGAGCTAATTTTGCTTTGAGTATGGTAGTAGTATTTACATATATTACACTTCTAAATATTGGAATGGTAATGGCAAATAGAGGAAAAATCCCACCTTTTATAGGAGTTTGGACACCTAATTTGGTATTATTCTTTTTGACTTTCATATTTTATAGAAAGAAAGCCAGGGGGATATAGATGAAGATAATTGATAGATATATAAGTAAAAATTTTATAAAATCATTCTTATTAAGTTTAATAGCCTTTGTTGGAATATTTTTAGTAAGCCAATTATTTAAAGTAATAAGATATGTAAGTGATGGAAGATTTTCAGCAGATGAATCAATAATCTATATTCTTACAATGATACCTAAAATTTTAATTGATGTAGCTCCATTGGCTGTTCTTCTTGGATCACTTATGACAATAAGTTCGATGGCATCAAATTTAGAGATAATCTCTTTGAAAACCTCTGGAATTAGTTTTAAAAGAATAATTCTTTTCTCAATTTTAATTTCTTTAATAATTTCAGGTGTAGTATTTTATATTAATGATTCACTATATCCTTATGCTCTTAGAAAAAATAGAGAGATAAAAAGTAGAGATGTTATTGTAAGGGAAGCTCCAATTGAAAAAAATAATGCTTTTTTTAGAGGAGAAAATGGAAATTATATCTATTTAATGGGAAAAATCAATAGAAAAACTGGTTTTGCTGAAAATATAGAAATTATAGATTTGAATAGCAAATTTGATAAAGTAGAGAGAATAATCACAGCAAAAGAGGGAAGATATAATTTCAGTAAAAAGATTTGGATGTTAAAAGATGCCAATATCTATGATGGAGAAAAAATAACTAAACCAATTGAAAAAGAGATATTTACTGAAGAAAGATATAATGATGAACCAGATAAATTTATAACTCAAAATGTAGAGCCAAGAACTCTTACTATAAAAGAATTAAAAAAATCTATTAGAGAGATAAAAAGTGTAGGTGGAGATACAAGAGAGTTTTTAGTTGAGTTAGGAAATAGATACTCTTTTCCATTTGCAAGTTTTATAATCTCTTTTTTAGGACTATCTTTAGGAAGTAGATATGTAAGAGGAGCATCAGCTATAAATTTAGCATTATCAGTAGCCTTAGGTTATGGTTATTATATAGTTCAAGCTTCATTTGAGGCTTTAAGTATAAATGGTTTTTTAAATCCATTTATAGGTGGTTGGATTCCTAATATCATATTTTTAGTTGTAGGAATCTATTTTGTATATAGATCAGAGTATTAAGAAAGGAAGAAAATGAGCATAGTAGTAAAAAAACTAGATAATGGAATACCTGTTTTAATTGATAATATAGAGAGTATTAATACAGTAAGCTTAGGAATATTTGTAAATACAGGATCAAGAAATGAGTATCCAGAAGAGAGTGGAGTTTCTCACTATATTGAACATATGATGTTTAAAGGAACAGAAACAAGAACAGCTAAAGAGATATCAGAGATAATTGACAATGAAGGTGGAATGATCAACGCTTACACAAGTAGAGATCTTACAGTTTACTATATTCAAATGCTTTCAAATAAGATAGGAACTGGAATAGATGTATTGTCAGATATGTTTATGAATTCAACTTTCAGTGAGGAAAACCTAGAAAAAGAAAGAAATGTAATAATTGAAGAGATTAGAATGTATGATGATATTCCAGAGGAGATAATACATGATGAGAATGTAAAATATGCAGTTACTGGAGTTCAATCAAATAGTGTATTGGGAACTATTGAAAGTTTAAAAGGGATAACTAGAGAGAGATTTTTAAAATATTTTAATGAACAATACATAGCTTCAAATCTTGTAATATCAGTTGCAGGAAAAGTTGATGTTGATGAGATTTACAATCTTTTAAATAAAGGACTTGGAAAATTTAGAGATAGTAACTTTAGAAGAGATATTGATAATTCATTTGTAATCAATGGTGGAGAAAATATAATAAAAAAAGATACAAATCAAGTACACCTATGTTTTAATACAAGAGGTAATGGGGTAAAAGATGATATGAAATATCCTGGAGCTATTATCTCTAGTGTATTAGGTGGAAATATGAGTTCTAGACTTTTCCAAAAAATAAGAGAGGAAAGAGGATTAGCTTACTCTGTATATAGCTATGGAACAGCATTTTTAGAGGGTGGACTATTTACTATCTATGCTGGAACTACAAAGGAAAGCTATAAAGAAGTATTAGAGATCATTAAAAATGAGTTTAATGATATTAGAGAAAATGGAATCACTGAATCAGAGCTTCAAAAATCTAAAAATCAATTTTTAAGTATGCTGACTTTTAGCTTAGAAAGTAGTAAAGGAAAAATGAGCAGAATGGCAAACTCTTATCTACTATATGATAAAGTAATTGATATAGATGAGATAATTGAAAAAATTGAGAAGATAACTTTAGAGGATATAAAGAAAACAGCTGAATATCTATTCCAAGAAGAATATTATTCATACACAGTATTAGGAGATATATAAGGAGAAAGTAATGGAAAAAGTAATAGTAAAGATAGTTAGAGAAAATGATAAAATTGAATTACCAAAATATGAAACACCTGGAGCTGCAGGAATGGATATTAGAGCTAATATCACTGAACCAATAGTATTAGGATCTTTAGAAAGAACTTTAGTTCCAACAGGATTAAAAATAGCTATACCAGAGGGATATGAAGTACAAGTTAGACCTAGAAGTGGACTTGCACTAAAACATGGAATTACTCTTTTAAATACTCCTGGAACAATTGATAGTGATTATAGAGGAGAATTAAAGATAATAATAGCTAATATGAGTAAAGATGCTTATACAATTAATCCTGATGAAAGAATAGGGCAACTTGTTTTAAACAAAGTTGAACAAATTGAGTGGGAAGTTGTAGAAACTCTTGATGAAACAGAAAGAGGGGCAGGAGGATTTGGGCATACAGGTAAATAAGGGGTAAAAGAAAATGGGAAGAAGAAGAGATGTTAGATTAGGTTTAAAAAAGATAAAGAAAATGAATATCTTTCTTTTACTTAATGCACTGATAATAGTGGTTATTAGTATTTTAACTATATATAGTGCAACAATACATAAAACTCCATCTTTTTATAAAAAAGAGTTATTTTGGGGAATTATAGGTATTTTTGTCTATCTATTTTTCTCTTTTGTAGATTATAGAAAATATGCAAAGTACTATAAAGTTCTCTATATTATAAATCTAGGAATTTTAGCCTCTGTTTATGTT harbors:
- a CDS encoding class I SAM-dependent rRNA methyltransferase; this translates as MAKVILISGKEKKIINFYPNVFKDEVKTIVGDIKNGDVVDVCSSDGAFVGRGYVTDSTSAFVRVLTTKDEKIDKNFILEKIRRAYKKREHLFNETNCVRAFFSEGDGIPGLIIDKFEKYVSVQFRNSGVEAFRQEIINSIKKVMKPKGIYERSDVENRTLEGVEQKTGVIFGEIPERVIMEDNGLKYNIDIIDGQKTGFFLDQRDSRKFIRKYLTKDTRFLDVFSSSGGFSMAALKEGCKKVTAIDKEPHALELCRENYALNEYTGDFVTMEGDAFLLLKTLVGRGEKFDVITLDPPSLIKRKADIHKGRDFFFDLCDDSFKLLSDNGILGIITCAYHISLQDLIEVTRMAASKNGKLLQVIGINYQPEDHPWILHVPETLYLKALWVKVVEN
- a CDS encoding CvpA family protein — translated: MYLDMAIGVVILFSLLYGLKNGLFVEFIAIFGVVINFIIAKKYTPAVIDFLNLSKDKDRYFIVYVVTFWAVYIILGIIVSLIRGSLNNQGKGLITRLLGGVLGAIKGLFLALIILLIFNYSADIFKGLKKYSAGSYVNKLFLEKAPELEEYIPDVFQAKLKELKNGELVDKYIDKLF
- a CDS encoding LptF/LptG family permease — translated: MKIIEKYILEEVKMPILFGISLFTFIFLIDIIVAMMENIIVKGISIIDIIRILSFYLPPILSQTIPMGMFLGVMLTFSKFTRTSEATAMSSIGMGIKEIVKPIFILACATTLFIFFLQESIIPRSFKKLQYITTKIAYENPVFQLKEKTFIDEVDEYNLYVDRIEGKDRQAKGVLIFQKDENENFPTVLVGEKAFWKDSAMVITKSKFFDFDKDGKEKLRGEFDDKKVPLTAYFDGIDIKVKDIEAMSIGMLLKEIKNQTPDEKIRYEVEINRKIALPLSTIMLSLLGVFMSIGHHRSGKGANFALSMVVVFTYITLLNIGMVMANRGKIPPFIGVWTPNLVLFFLTFIFYRKKARGI
- a CDS encoding LptF/LptG family permease — its product is MKIIDRYISKNFIKSFLLSLIAFVGIFLVSQLFKVIRYVSDGRFSADESIIYILTMIPKILIDVAPLAVLLGSLMTISSMASNLEIISLKTSGISFKRIILFSILISLIISGVVFYINDSLYPYALRKNREIKSRDVIVREAPIEKNNAFFRGENGNYIYLMGKINRKTGFAENIEIIDLNSKFDKVERIITAKEGRYNFSKKIWMLKDANIYDGEKITKPIEKEIFTEERYNDEPDKFITQNVEPRTLTIKELKKSIREIKSVGGDTREFLVELGNRYSFPFASFIISFLGLSLGSRYVRGASAINLALSVALGYGYYIVQASFEALSINGFLNPFIGGWIPNIIFLVVGIYFVYRSEY
- a CDS encoding insulinase family protein, producing the protein MSIVVKKLDNGIPVLIDNIESINTVSLGIFVNTGSRNEYPEESGVSHYIEHMMFKGTETRTAKEISEIIDNEGGMINAYTSRDLTVYYIQMLSNKIGTGIDVLSDMFMNSTFSEENLEKERNVIIEEIRMYDDIPEEIIHDENVKYAVTGVQSNSVLGTIESLKGITRERFLKYFNEQYIASNLVISVAGKVDVDEIYNLLNKGLGKFRDSNFRRDIDNSFVINGGENIIKKDTNQVHLCFNTRGNGVKDDMKYPGAIISSVLGGNMSSRLFQKIREERGLAYSVYSYGTAFLEGGLFTIYAGTTKESYKEVLEIIKNEFNDIRENGITESELQKSKNQFLSMLTFSLESSKGKMSRMANSYLLYDKVIDIDEIIEKIEKITLEDIKKTAEYLFQEEYYSYTVLGDI
- the dut gene encoding dUTP diphosphatase, which gives rise to MEKVIVKIVRENDKIELPKYETPGAAGMDIRANITEPIVLGSLERTLVPTGLKIAIPEGYEVQVRPRSGLALKHGITLLNTPGTIDSDYRGELKIIIANMSKDAYTINPDERIGQLVLNKVEQIEWEVVETLDETERGAGGFGHTGK